CAATCGCGGCGGCGCGTCCGGATCCTGCTGCCCGACGAGCGGCTGCCAACCGTCATCGACGCGGGTGCGTTCGTCGCGCTCGAAGCGGCCTTGCAGATTGGAGGTGGCGCCACGCCCCTTGCGCGGAACATGGCGATCGGATGAATCGGACACAGCGGGACGTGCGGATTGCGGGGGCGTGTCGATCGTATCCGATTCGTCCGCATTCCGCTGCAGACCTGTGAAGGCGGCTGCCAGCTCGCCTCGGCCTCGGTGCCATGACCCATGGGGATTTGCCATTCCCGGCGCACGCATCGCGCAAGTCAGTTCGACGGGCGGCCGGCTGGACGTGGCCACCACCTCATGCATGCCGCGGCGACGCGCCGCCACATCCACCGCCTTGCGGCAGCGGGCACTACCGCTACGCGTCTTCGCCGATCGCGTCGATGGCAAGCGTCTCCTTGATCTCTTCCATCACGATGTAGCTCTTGGACTGCACCGCGCCCGGCAGCTGCAGCAGGATGTCGCCGAGCAGGCGCCGGTACTCGCTCATCTCGCGGATGCGCGCCTTGATGAGGTAGTCGAAATCGCCGGAGACGAGGTGGCACTCCAGTACCTCGGGAATGCGCAGGACCTCGCGCCGGAACTGCTCGAACATGTTGCCGGACTTGCTACCCAGGCTGATCTCCACGAACACGAGCAGCGATGCGCCGAGCATGGCCGGATTCAGCCGCGCGTAGTAGCCGAGGATGAAGCGCTCCCGCTCCAGCCGCTTGACCCGCTCGATGCAGGGCGTGATGGTCAGGCCGACCGCGTCGGACAGCTCCTTCATGGACAGCCGGCCGTCCTTCTGCAGCAGGTCGAGGATGCGCCGGTCGAGCTTGTCGAGGGCGCGCACGGGTTTTCGCTGGGTTCGCATCGCCGGAAATCGAATTTATTCCTGTTTTTCAGGAATATACAGAAACAATTTGCACAAAGGTGGGAATACGATAGCGCCATCTATCGCGATCGCATCTCCGGGGAGTATCACCATGCGCGTGCTCGTTCTTGGCAGCGGCGTCATCGGCGTGACCAGCGCCTATTACCTGGCCCGCGCGGGCCACGAGGTCACGGTCGTCGACCGCGAGGCCGGTCCTGCGCTCGACACGAGCTTCGCCAATGCCGGCCAGATCTCGCCGGGCTATGCATCGCCGTGGGCCGCGCCGGGCGTGCCGCTCAAGGCCATCAAGTGGATGTTCCAGCAGCACGCACCGCTGTCCATCCGCCCCGACGGCACCCTCTTCCAGTTGCAATGGATGTGGCAGATGCTGCGCAACTGCAACGCCGCCAGCTATGCCGAGAACAAGGAACGGATGGTCCGCCTGGCCGAGTACAGCCGCGACTGCATCCGCGCCCTGCGCGCCGAGACCGGCATCGCCTATGAAGGCCGCCAGCAAGGCACGCTGCAGGTGTTCCGCACCCAGCAGCAGCTCGATGGCGCCGCGAACGACATCGCGGTGCTCGAGCGCGCCGGCGTGCCCTACGAACTGCTATCGCGCGACGACCTCGTGCGCAGTGAACCGGGCCTGGCCTCCACCCGCCACAAGCTGGCCGGCGGCCTGCGCCTGCCCAACGACGAAACGGGCGACTGCCAGCTCTTCACCACGCGCCTGGCCGCGATGGCCGAGAAGCAGGGCGTGCGCTTCCGTTTCAACAGCCGCATCAACAGCCTGATCGTGCAGAACAATGCCGTACGCGGTGCGCTGGTCGATGGCGAAGCGATGACCGCCGACCTGGTGGTGGTCGCGATGGGCAGCTACAGCACGCCGTTCCTGAAGAACCTGGTGGGTGTGCCGGTCTATCCGCTCAAGGGCTTCTCGATCACCGTGCCGATGACCGATGCCGAGCGCAGCCCGGTCTCCACGGTGCTGGATGAGACCTACAAGGTGGCGATCACGCGCTTCGACGACCGCATCCGCGTGGGCGGCATGGCGCAGATCGTCGGCTACGACAAGCGCCTGGATCCGGGCAAGCGCAAGACGCTGGAGTTCGTCGTGAGCGACCTGTTCCCCGGCGGCGGCGACGTCTCGCGCGCCACGTTCTGGACCGGCCTGCGCCCGATGACGCCGGACGGCACGCCGATCGTCGGCCCGACGCCGGTGCGCGGCCTGTGGATCAACACCGGGCACGGCACGCTGGGCTGGACCATGGCGTGCGGCTCGGGCCAACTGCTGTCGGACCTCGTTTCGGGCCGCTCGCCCGCCATCCGCGCGGACGACCTGTCGGTCTATCGCTACCTGCGCGGCGGCCAGGCACCGGCGACCAAGCCTGCGCTGGCCTGAACGCCGGCGCGGCGCCAATGAGAAGGGAGGCCGAAGCCTCCCTTTTTTCATGCCGGCAACGCCGGCTCAGAACTGCGCTTCCGGCACGGCGCCGATGGTCTCGCCGCCCGACAGGACGCTCTGCGCGATCCCCGGGGCCTGCGTCAGCAGCACGTCGGCAAACACGCGCGCCGTGGCGATCTTGGCGCCGTAGAAGTTCGGATCGTCGCCCTCGCGGTCGAGCGCCGCCAGCAGTGCGCGCGCCATCTGCCAGCCCGACAGCACGATGCCGCACAGCCGCAGGTACGGCACGCTGCCGGCGAACACGGCATTGGGCTGCGCCTTGGTCTGCGCGACCACGAAGCGCACCACCGATTCCAGCGCCTCGCGGCCCGCGCCCAGGCGCTGGCGCATCGCCTCGCAATGCGCGCCGCCCTTGGCCGCCAACTGCGCTTCCACCCTGGCGATCTCGGCGCAGATGCCCAGCGCCACCGCACCGCCATCGCGCACCGTCTTGCGGCCGATCAGATCGTTGGCCTGGATGGCCGTGGTGCCTTCGTAGATCGGCAGAATGCGCGCATCGCGGTAGTACTGCGCGGCGCCGGTCTCCTCGATGAAGCCCATGCCGCCGTGCACCTGCACGCCGAGGCTGGTCACGTCGATCGACATCTCGGTGCTCCAGCCCTTCACGACCGGCACGAGGAATTCGTACAGCGCCTCGTTCTGCTTGCGCGTGGCGTCATCGGCAGCGTGGTGGCCGGCATCGCACGCGGCAGCGGCCACGTAGGCCAGCGCGCGGGCGCCTTCGGTCATGGCGCGCATGGTCAGCAGCATGCGCTTGACGTCCGGGTGGTGGATGATCGGCACTGCCTTGGCCGCCGAGCCATCCACCGGACGGCTCTGCACGCGCTCGCGCGCATAGGCCACAGCCTTCTGGTAAGCGCGCTCCGACACACCGATGCCCTGCATGCCGACCGCATAGCGCGCCGCGTTCATCATGATAAACATGTATTCCAGGCCGCGGTTCTCCTCGCCGACCAGCGTGCCGATGGCGCCGCCATGGTCGCCGAACTGCAGCACGGCGGTCGGGCTCGCCTTGATGCCGAGCTTGTGCTCGATCGACACGCAGTGCACGTCATTACGCGCGCCCAGCGAGCCATCCGCATTGACCAGGAACTTGGGCACCACGAACAGCGAAATGCCCTTCACGCCCTCCGGCGCGCCCGGCGTGCGCGCCAGCACCAGGTGGACGATGTTCCCGGCCATGTCGTGCTCGCCCCAGGTGATGAAGATCTTCGTGCCGAAGACCTTGAAGGTGCCGTCGCCCACCGGCTCGGCACGCGTGCGCACCAGGGCGAGGTCGGAGCCGGCCTGCGGCTCGGTCAGGTTCATCGTGCCGGTCCACTCGCCCGAGATCAGCTTCGGCACATAAAGCTGCTTCTGCGCCTCGCTGCCGGCCGTCAGCAGCGCCTCGATGGCGCCGTCGGTCAGCAGCGGGCACAGCGCGAACGACAGGTTGGCCGCGTTCAGCATTTCGATGCAGGCCGTGGCGATCAGCTTGGGCAAACCCTGGCCGCCGTATTCGACCGGATGCTGCACGCCCTGCCAGCCGCCCTGGCCGAACTGCTGGAAGGCTTCCTTGAAGCCCGCGCTGGCCGTCACCGTGCCATCCTTCCAGCGGCTCGGGTTGCGGTCGCCCTCCACGTTCAGCGGGGCGATCACCTCGCCGGTGAAGCGCGCGCTCTCCTCCAGCACGGCCTGCGCGGTGTCGGCGGTGGCCTCCTCGAAGCCGGGCAGCCTGGCGACGTTGTCCAGGCCGGCCAGTTCGTTCATTGCGAACAGCATGTCCTTGACGGGGGCTTGATAGGTCATGTCTCTCTCCAATCCCTCTATGAAAAAGCCGTTTCCAAACGGGTCGGAAACGGCTTCGGCGGCATGGCATGGTGGCGCTGTCGCGCCGCGCCCGGCGATCAGCCCAGCGCGGCCACCAGCTCGGGCACCAGGGTGTTCAGGTCGCCCACCAGGCCGTAGTCGGCCACCTGGAAGATCGGCGCCTCAGGATCCTTGTTGATCGCCACGATCACCTTGGAATCCTTCATGCCGGCCAGGTGCTGGATCGCCCCCGAGATGCCGACGGCGATGTACAGCTGCGGCGCGACGATCTTGCCGGTCTGGCCGACCTGGTAGTCGTTCGGCACGAAGCCGGCGTCCACCGCCGCGCGCGAAGCGCCCAGCGCGGCACCCAGCTTGTCGGCCAGCGGCGTCAGCACCTTGGTGTAGTTCTCGCCCGAGCCCACGCCCCGGCCACCCGATACGATGATCTTGGCGGCGGTCAGCTCCGGACGGTCGCTCTTGGTCACCTCGCGCGAGACGAACTGCGAGATGCCGGCATCGGCCACCGGCGTCAGGGCCTCGGTCGCTGCCGAGCCGCCCGTGGCGGCGGCCGCGTCGAATGCCGTGCCGCGCACGGTGATCACCTTCACCTGGTCGGCCGACTGCACCATGGCGATCGCGTTGCCGGCGTAGATCGGGCGCTCGAAGGTGTCGGGGCTGTCGACCTTGGTGATGTCGGACAGTTGCGCCACGTCCAGCTTGGCGGCCACGCGCGGCAGGATGTTCTTGCCGTAGGCGGTGGCGGGCGCCAGGATGTGGCTGTAGCTGCCGGCGACGGCCAGCGCCTGCTCGGCGACGTTCTCGGCCAGGCCGTCGGCGAACTGGGGCGCGTCGGCCACCAGCACCTTGGCCACGCCGGCGATCTGCGCGGCGGCCTGCGCGGCGGCGGCGCAGCCCGCGCCGGCCACCAGCACGTGGACCTCGCCGCCGCATTGCAGCGCGGCGGTCACGGTGTTCAGCGTCGCGGCCTTGATGGATTGGTTGTCGTGTTCAGCAATAACGAGTGCGGTCATCTTGATCTGCCTGTTCGGTGTGCTTGAAAGACGTGCGGAATGCGGCTGGCCGCCTCACAGCACCTTGGCTTCCGTCTTGAGCTTGGCCACCAGCGTCGCCACGTCGGGCACCATCACGCCGGCGCTGCGCTTGGGCGGCTCGGCCACCTTGAGCGTCTTCAGGCGCGGCGCCACGTCCACGCCCAGGTCTTCCGGCTTGACCGTGTCCAGTTGCTTCTTCTTGGCCTTCATGATGTTCGGCAGCGTCACGTAGCGCGGCTCGTTCAGACGCAGGTCGGTGGTGACCACCGCCGGCAGCTTGACCGACAGCGTTTCCAGGCCGCCGTCCACTTCACGCGTGACCGAAGCGCGGCCGTCGTCGATCTGCACCTTCGAGGCGAAGGTGGCTTGCGGCAAGCCGGCCAGCGCCGCCAGCATCTGGCCGGTCTGGTTCGCGTCGTCGTCAATCGCCTGCTTGCCCAGGATGATCAGCTGCGGCTGTTCCTTGTCGATCAGCGCCTTGAGCAGCTTGGCCACGGCCAGCGGCTGCAGCTCTTCGCCGGTCTCGACCAGGATGCCCCGGTCGGCGCCGATGGCCATGGCGGTGCGCAGGGTCTCCTGGCACTGCGCCACGCCGCACGACACGGCGATCACTTCGGTGGCCACGCCCGCTTCCTTCAGGCGCACCGCCTCTTCCACGGCGATTTCGTCGAACGGGTTCATGCTCATCTTGACGTTGGCAAGATCGACACCGCTGCCGTCCGACTTCACGCGAACCTTCACGTTGTAGTCAATCACGCGCTTGACTGCGACCAGGACTTTCATGCGCTCACTCCACTATTGATAAGAGAATTTTGCAAAACGCCGGCCATTATACGGGCGGCCGGTCGGCCGCGTTATTTTTACGAACGGTCGTGCTATTTTAACCGCGAAAAATTGCCGGACACCATAGGCTCGCCCGGCAATCGGCTTGGTAGAGCCCTCTAACAGATTGGGAAGTGCTCACCAGGCCACAATGACGGCATCCTTGTACTTCGTCTTCACGAACGCCTTGACCGCGTCGGAATGATACGCCTTGACCAGCTTGGCGACCCAGGGCTGGTCCTTGTCGGCGGCGCGCACGGCGATCACGTTGGCATACGGACCCTTCGGGCTTTCGATGGCGATGCCGTCCCGGGTCGGGTCCAGGCCGGCCTTCTCGGCATAGTTGCCGTTGACGGCGGCTGCATCCAGGTCATCCAGCGAGCGCGGCAGCTGGGCGGCATCGAGCTCGACGAACTTCAGCTTCCTGGGGTTCTCGGCCACGTCGCGCGGCGAAGCCTTGAACCCGGCGTTCGGCTTGAGCTTGATCACGCCCTGCGCCTGCAGCAGCAGGAGCGCGCGGCCGCCGTTGGTCGGGTCATTGGGCAGGCCGAAGCGTGCGCCGTCCTTCAGGTCCTTGAGCGACTTGATCTTCTTCGAGTAGACGCCCATCGGGAAGGTGATGGTCTGGCCGACGCTGACGAACTTGTAGCCGCGCGTGGCGATCTGGTCGTCGAGGTACGGCTGGTGCTGGTAGCTGTTGGCGTCGAGATCGCCGGCGGCCAGCGCGGCGTTGGGCTGGATGTAGTCGTTGAACTCGACGATCTGCAGCTTCAGGCCATCCTGTTCGGCGACCTTCTTCACCGCTTCCATGATCTCGGCGTGCGGGCCGGCGGTCACGCCGATCTTGATCGGCTTGCCCTGCGCCAGCGCGCCCCCGGCAGCCAGTGCCAGCGCGGCCCCCAGGCCTGCAGACCATTGCAGCAGTTGACGGCGATTCATGAGACTCCCTCGGTTGTCTGTCGATTGAATGATTAACGGTGGCTCAGGCGACGGACCAGCCAATCGCCGGTCGATTGCACCGCCTGCACAAAGACGATCAGGATGACGACCACCGCCAGCATGATGTCCGATTCGTAGCGCTGGTAGCCGTAGCGGATGCCCAGATCGCCCAGGCCGCCGCCGCCGATGGTGCCGGCCATGGCCGAGTAGCCGACCAGGCTGACGAAGGTGATGGTCAGGCCGGCGAGGATGCCCGGCATCGCTTCGGGCAGCAGCACCTTGTAGACCAGCTGGCCGGTGGTCGCGCCCATCGACTGGGCCGCTTCGATCAGGCCGCGGTCCACTTCGCGCAGCGCGGTCTCCACCAGGCGCGCGATGAACGGGATCGCCGCGAGCGTCAGCGGCACGGTGGCCGCCGCCGTACCGATCGAGGACCCCGCCAGCAGGCGCGTGAGCGGAATCACCGCCACCAGCAGGATGATGAACGGCACCGAACGGACCGCGTTGACGATCAGCCCGGCGATGCGGTTGAACGCCGGCGCCGACAGCACGCCGCCCGGCCCGGTCAGGTACAGCAGCACGCCCAGCGGCACGCCGAACAGCGCACCGATGCCGCCGGACACGCCCACCATGGCGAGCGTTTCGCCGAAGGCCGGCAGAAACAGATCGGTCAGGTCAGACCACATGGTTGATCTCCTCGACCACCACGCCTTGCTCGCGCAGGAAGTGCATCGCGTTGTCGATGTCGGCGGATTCGCCCGAAGCCAGGATCGCCAGCGAGCCGAAGGCCTGGCCCTGGATCTCGTCGATATGGCCGTGCAGGATGTTGAAATCGAGCCCGTAATTGCGGATCGCCTGGGCCAGCACCGGCTGGTCCACGCCCGCGCCGGTGAAGGCCAGCCGGAACAGGTGGTCACGCCCGCCCCGTTCGCGCGCCGCCACCAGGCGGCTTTCCACGCGCGCCAGCACGGACGGCGGCAGCTCCTGCGAAATGACCTCGCCGATCAGCGCGCGGGTCACGTCATGCCTGGGCTTCAGGAACACGTCGATCACGCGGCCGAGCTCCACCACGCGGCCGGCATCGAGCACCGCCACGCGATCGCACACCTGCTTGATGACTTCCATCTGGTGCGTGATCAGCACGATGGTCAGACCCAGCTCGCGGTTGATCTTGCGCAGCAGGTCGAGGATGGAACGCGTGGTCTCCGGATCCAGCGCGGAAGTCGCTTCGTCCGACAGCAGCACGTCCGGCTGGCTCGCCAGCGCCCGAGCGATGCCCACGCGCTGCTTCTGGCCGCCGGAAATCTGCGCCGGATAGCGGTCCTTGTGCGCGTCCAGGCCGACCAGCTCCAGCAGCGGCAGCACGATCTCGCGGATGCGCTCGCGCGGCGTGCCGGCCAGCTCCAGCGGCAGCGCCACGTTGTCATACACCGTGCGCGACGACAGCAGATTGAAGTGCTGGAAGATCATGCCGATCTTGCGGCGCGCCTGGCGCAGGCCGTCGGCATTCAATGCGGTGAGGCTCTGGCCCGCCACGGTGACGGTGCCCGAAGTCGGCCGGTTCAGCAGGTTGATGACGCGCACCAGCGTGCTCTTGCCCGCGCCGCTACGGCCGATGATGCCGAAGATCTCGCCTTTGTCGATGGACAGGTCGACGTCGCGCAGCGCGTGGACGTCGGTGCCGCCCGCTCCCCGAAAGTGCTGCGATATCCCCTTGAGTTCGATCATGCGTTACATACAAAAACGGCAACTCGCTGGATCGCAGGCGGTTGCCGTCTCTTTATCGTTGGAATGAGGCGCTAGTGTAAGGCAGGCCCTACATGCGCTGAACGATTTTTTGACGATGTCTTTATTACTTTTACAAATGTTGAGGACAATTCGTCTTCATAGCTCGGCCAGGGCCTTCACGTGGGCCACCACGCTACGCCCGAGCGCGCTCAGGTTGTAGCCGCCTTCCAGGCAGCTGACGATGCGGCCCTTGGCATGTGCGCGCGCCACCTGCATCAGTTGCCGGGTAATCCAGGCGTAGTCCGCCTCGACCAGGCCCATCTGGCCGAGATCGTCCTCGCGGTGCGCATCGAAGCCGGCGGAAATGAACAGCATCTCGGGCCGGAATGCGTCCAGGCGCGGCAGCCAGATCGTCTCGACCACTTCGCGCACGGTCAGGCCGTTGGTGTAGGCCGGCAACGGGATGTTGACCATATTGGCCGCCACGCCCTCCGTGCCGGAATACGGATAGAACGGGTGCTGGAAGAAGCTGCACATCAGCACGCGCGGCTCGTCGCGGAAGGCCGCTTCGGTGCCGTTGCCGTGATGGACGTCGAAGTCGACGATGGCCACGCGTGCGAGCCCGTGATGATCCAGCGCATGGCGCGCGGCCACGGCCACATTGTTGAAGAAGCAGAACCCCATGGCCCGGCCCGGCTCGGCATGATGGCCGGGTGGACGCACACAGCAGAAGGCGTTCTCCAGCGCGCCGGCGATCACCTTGTCGGTGGCCTGCACCGCTGCGCCGGCCGCCAGCACCGCCGCCATGTAGGTGTGCGGGTTCATCGCCGTGTCGGGA
The sequence above is a segment of the Ralstonia nicotianae genome. Coding sequences within it:
- a CDS encoding histone deacetylase family protein, which translates into the protein MATGLYTHPEFLKHEMGHHHPECPDRLRAIEDQLIASRIEQFLVPCEAPPATEAQLCRVHRPEYVRELVASVPIAGYAPIDPDTAMNPHTYMAAVLAAGAAVQATDKVIAGALENAFCCVRPPGHHAEPGRAMGFCFFNNVAVAARHALDHHGLARVAIVDFDVHHGNGTEAAFRDEPRVLMCSFFQHPFYPYSGTEGVAANMVNIPLPAYTNGLTVREVVETIWLPRLDAFRPEMLFISAGFDAHREDDLGQMGLVEADYAWITRQLMQVARAHAKGRIVSCLEGGYNLSALGRSVVAHVKALAEL
- a CDS encoding electron transfer flavoprotein subunit beta/FixA family protein, translating into MKVLVAVKRVIDYNVKVRVKSDGSGVDLANVKMSMNPFDEIAVEEAVRLKEAGVATEVIAVSCGVAQCQETLRTAMAIGADRGILVETGEELQPLAVAKLLKALIDKEQPQLIILGKQAIDDDANQTGQMLAALAGLPQATFASKVQIDDGRASVTREVDGGLETLSVKLPAVVTTDLRLNEPRYVTLPNIMKAKKKQLDTVKPEDLGVDVAPRLKTLKVAEPPKRSAGVMVPDVATLVAKLKTEAKVL
- a CDS encoding methionine ABC transporter ATP-binding protein; the encoded protein is MIELKGISQHFRGAGGTDVHALRDVDLSIDKGEIFGIIGRSGAGKSTLVRVINLLNRPTSGTVTVAGQSLTALNADGLRQARRKIGMIFQHFNLLSSRTVYDNVALPLELAGTPRERIREIVLPLLELVGLDAHKDRYPAQISGGQKQRVGIARALASQPDVLLSDEATSALDPETTRSILDLLRKINRELGLTIVLITHQMEVIKQVCDRVAVLDAGRVVELGRVIDVFLKPRHDVTRALIGEVISQELPPSVLARVESRLVAARERGGRDHLFRLAFTGAGVDQPVLAQAIRNYGLDFNILHGHIDEIQGQAFGSLAILASGESADIDNAMHFLREQGVVVEEINHVV
- a CDS encoding electron transfer flavoprotein subunit alpha/FixB family protein; the protein is MTALVIAEHDNQSIKAATLNTVTAALQCGGEVHVLVAGAGCAAAAQAAAQIAGVAKVLVADAPQFADGLAENVAEQALAVAGSYSHILAPATAYGKNILPRVAAKLDVAQLSDITKVDSPDTFERPIYAGNAIAMVQSADQVKVITVRGTAFDAAAATGGSAATEALTPVADAGISQFVSREVTKSDRPELTAAKIIVSGGRGVGSGENYTKVLTPLADKLGAALGASRAAVDAGFVPNDYQVGQTGKIVAPQLYIAVGISGAIQHLAGMKDSKVIVAINKDPEAPIFQVADYGLVGDLNTLVPELVAALG
- a CDS encoding methionine ABC transporter permease; its protein translation is MWSDLTDLFLPAFGETLAMVGVSGGIGALFGVPLGVLLYLTGPGGVLSAPAFNRIAGLIVNAVRSVPFIILLVAVIPLTRLLAGSSIGTAAATVPLTLAAIPFIARLVETALREVDRGLIEAAQSMGATTGQLVYKVLLPEAMPGILAGLTITFVSLVGYSAMAGTIGGGGLGDLGIRYGYQRYESDIMLAVVVILIVFVQAVQSTGDWLVRRLSHR
- a CDS encoding acyl-CoA dehydrogenase, yielding MTYQAPVKDMLFAMNELAGLDNVARLPGFEEATADTAQAVLEESARFTGEVIAPLNVEGDRNPSRWKDGTVTASAGFKEAFQQFGQGGWQGVQHPVEYGGQGLPKLIATACIEMLNAANLSFALCPLLTDGAIEALLTAGSEAQKQLYVPKLISGEWTGTMNLTEPQAGSDLALVRTRAEPVGDGTFKVFGTKIFITWGEHDMAGNIVHLVLARTPGAPEGVKGISLFVVPKFLVNADGSLGARNDVHCVSIEHKLGIKASPTAVLQFGDHGGAIGTLVGEENRGLEYMFIMMNAARYAVGMQGIGVSERAYQKAVAYARERVQSRPVDGSAAKAVPIIHHPDVKRMLLTMRAMTEGARALAYVAAAACDAGHHAADDATRKQNEALYEFLVPVVKGWSTEMSIDVTSLGVQVHGGMGFIEETGAAQYYRDARILPIYEGTTAIQANDLIGRKTVRDGGAVALGICAEIARVEAQLAAKGGAHCEAMRQRLGAGREALESVVRFVVAQTKAQPNAVFAGSVPYLRLCGIVLSGWQMARALLAALDREGDDPNFYGAKIATARVFADVLLTQAPGIAQSVLSGGETIGAVPEAQF
- a CDS encoding Lrp/AsnC ligand binding domain-containing protein; its protein translation is MRTQRKPVRALDKLDRRILDLLQKDGRLSMKELSDAVGLTITPCIERVKRLERERFILGYYARLNPAMLGASLLVFVEISLGSKSGNMFEQFRREVLRIPEVLECHLVSGDFDYLIKARIREMSEYRRLLGDILLQLPGAVQSKSYIVMEEIKETLAIDAIGEDA
- a CDS encoding MetQ/NlpA family ABC transporter substrate-binding protein, whose protein sequence is MNRRQLLQWSAGLGAALALAAGGALAQGKPIKIGVTAGPHAEIMEAVKKVAEQDGLKLQIVEFNDYIQPNAALAAGDLDANSYQHQPYLDDQIATRGYKFVSVGQTITFPMGVYSKKIKSLKDLKDGARFGLPNDPTNGGRALLLLQAQGVIKLKPNAGFKASPRDVAENPRKLKFVELDAAQLPRSLDDLDAAAVNGNYAEKAGLDPTRDGIAIESPKGPYANVIAVRAADKDQPWVAKLVKAYHSDAVKAFVKTKYKDAVIVAW
- a CDS encoding D-amino acid dehydrogenase, coding for MRVLVLGSGVIGVTSAYYLARAGHEVTVVDREAGPALDTSFANAGQISPGYASPWAAPGVPLKAIKWMFQQHAPLSIRPDGTLFQLQWMWQMLRNCNAASYAENKERMVRLAEYSRDCIRALRAETGIAYEGRQQGTLQVFRTQQQLDGAANDIAVLERAGVPYELLSRDDLVRSEPGLASTRHKLAGGLRLPNDETGDCQLFTTRLAAMAEKQGVRFRFNSRINSLIVQNNAVRGALVDGEAMTADLVVVAMGSYSTPFLKNLVGVPVYPLKGFSITVPMTDAERSPVSTVLDETYKVAITRFDDRIRVGGMAQIVGYDKRLDPGKRKTLEFVVSDLFPGGGDVSRATFWTGLRPMTPDGTPIVGPTPVRGLWINTGHGTLGWTMACGSGQLLSDLVSGRSPAIRADDLSVYRYLRGGQAPATKPALA